One genomic segment of Methanomassiliicoccales archaeon includes these proteins:
- a CDS encoding PAS domain S-box protein, with protein MTKDYLEFNENLKVDVATSAAEAREEMAGGRYDVIVSDYQMPVEDGIQFLKSLRASENSIPFILFTGKGREDVVIEAINNGADAYLQKGGDSRSLFAELDHRIGMVVRRHRAEAALLDSESEFRTLFEDNPDAISLVSMDGRILNCNHAAAKMVMMNKEEIIGGTVADLGVFSPDDLAFFQRTMRDRMNGILGSPVLSQIRRRDGSQRWMEIRSSIVRKSGKFHGFQIICRDMTEQRNAEEALRKSESKFRAIFTESPVGIATLDLEGRPRDFNQVFDHFGYSEEEFSRKSFSEFTHPDDRERNVALFKDLVAGKIDRFEIDKRYVRKDGSTVWARLYEKRVEGIEDGSPAILAIIEDLTELKEAEEAKDESTTRLQTLVEAIPDLIWLKDKDGVYLSCNKMLGRLYGAKESEIVGKTDHDFVLPEQADFFRENDAKAMETGGPIRSEEWATMSGGHRILLEVIKTPMYDANGNLIGVLGIGRDITERKKAENELRRYSSRLSILNGIISAANKSDDLPQLLGFVLSETLRLLDFDAGGVYLVDHAARTANVVCSKNLDPEFLKDVQTVEIDHKPYDTLFIMGEPIIAENYAQINAERSERYGLLSIASIPLLSKGEVVGAMNVASTVRNLISDEDRETLASIGRELGSSIRRMMSEERATSAILRP; from the coding sequence CTGACCAAGGATTATCTGGAGTTCAATGAGAACCTAAAGGTGGATGTCGCCACTTCTGCCGCAGAAGCCAGAGAGGAGATGGCGGGGGGACGATACGACGTGATCGTATCGGACTATCAGATGCCCGTCGAGGACGGGATCCAATTCCTTAAGTCGCTCCGGGCCTCGGAGAACTCGATCCCTTTCATTCTGTTCACAGGCAAAGGAAGAGAGGACGTCGTCATAGAGGCGATCAACAACGGAGCAGACGCCTATCTACAGAAGGGAGGGGATTCCAGATCACTCTTCGCGGAGCTTGATCACCGCATTGGCATGGTGGTCAGAAGACATCGGGCGGAGGCGGCCCTTCTCGACAGCGAGTCGGAGTTCCGTACCCTGTTCGAGGACAATCCTGATGCAATTTCCCTGGTTAGTATGGACGGCAGGATCCTGAACTGCAACCACGCGGCGGCCAAGATGGTGATGATGAACAAGGAGGAGATCATCGGTGGAACGGTCGCGGACCTGGGGGTCTTCAGCCCGGACGATCTGGCATTTTTCCAACGGACGATGAGAGATAGGATGAACGGAATACTGGGGAGTCCCGTCCTGTCACAGATACGCCGAAGGGACGGCAGTCAACGGTGGATGGAGATCCGTTCGTCGATCGTAAGGAAAAGCGGCAAATTCCACGGTTTCCAGATCATCTGCAGAGATATGACCGAACAGAGAAATGCAGAGGAAGCCCTTAGGAAAAGTGAAAGCAAGTTCAGAGCGATCTTCACCGAATCCCCGGTGGGGATAGCGACATTGGATCTGGAAGGCAGGCCTCGCGATTTCAACCAGGTTTTCGATCATTTCGGTTATTCTGAGGAAGAATTCTCCAGGAAGTCCTTCTCCGAATTCACACATCCCGATGACCGTGAGCGGAACGTTGCCCTTTTCAAGGACCTGGTTGCAGGCAAGATCGACCGCTTCGAGATAGACAAAAGATACGTTAGGAAAGATGGGTCCACTGTCTGGGCTCGCCTTTACGAGAAACGGGTGGAAGGTATCGAGGATGGATCGCCGGCGATCCTTGCCATCATTGAGGATCTTACCGAGTTGAAAGAGGCGGAAGAGGCAAAGGATGAGAGCACAACTCGTTTGCAGACCTTGGTCGAGGCCATCCCCGACTTGATCTGGCTAAAGGATAAGGATGGCGTATATCTCTCATGTAACAAGATGTTGGGGCGTCTGTATGGGGCCAAAGAATCGGAGATTGTGGGAAAGACCGATCACGATTTCGTTCTTCCTGAGCAGGCCGATTTCTTCCGCGAGAACGATGCCAAGGCGATGGAGACAGGCGGTCCGATCCGCAGTGAAGAATGGGCGACCATGAGCGGCGGTCATCGCATCTTGCTTGAGGTGATCAAGACACCGATGTACGATGCAAACGGCAATCTGATCGGCGTGCTCGGCATCGGGAGGGACATCACCGAGCGCAAGAAGGCCGAGAATGAGCTGCGACGTTATTCGTCCAGGCTTTCCATCCTCAACGGGATCATCTCGGCGGCAAATAAATCGGATGACCTGCCGCAACTGCTCGGTTTTGTATTGTCGGAGACCTTGAGGCTGTTGGACTTCGACGCCGGAGGTGTCTATCTGGTAGACCATGCCGCACGGACGGCGAATGTCGTCTGCTCGAAGAACCTCGACCCGGAGTTCCTGAAAGATGTTCAAACGGTCGAGATCGACCATAAGCCCTATGACACCTTGTTCATCATGGGCGAACCAATCATCGCGGAGAATTATGCCCAGATCAACGCCGAACGGTCGGAGAGGTATGGGTTATTGTCGATAGCGAGCATACCTTTGCTCTCCAAGGGGGAGGTTGTCGGGGCAATGAACGTCGCCAGCACAGTGCGGAACCTCATCAGTGATGAGGACCGGGAGACGCTGGCATCCATCGGCAGGGAACTGGGCAGTTCGATCCGCCGCATGATGTCGGAAGAGCGGGCAACGAGTGCTATCCTCCGCCCGTAA
- the nrdD gene encoding anaerobic ribonucleoside-triphosphate reductase has product MKSIENSRDLRGTEPGVIWSDEKESTELSLFVRTSDEEIKKWDKQRIFDALMRETTISEDAAAIVAREVEKMISELELDVITAPLIRELTNAKLVEYGLAKIRRQHTRLGVPLYDARQIIMNPNKENANVPHGPEATNLTLAERIKKEFALLEVFTQDLADAHMKGDIHLHDLGMIDRPYCSGQSIEYVKKFGLNLPNAISIAKPARHPEVLIEQVVKFSAALQGNFAGAIGWDAFNLFLAPYLVGCDDRRMKQLAQILIYEFAQQAVARGGQSIFSDLNLYWECPDHFMGVPAIGPNGTFTGKNYEEYQPEAQRFISALFDVYLEGDALGRPFFFPKPNVHMTDKFFKTEGHEEFLNKISNVATEKGNTYFVFDRGNTAKISECCRLTFKLDKSDLDDAKTPWKMRYSAMQNVTINLPRVAYEAHQDDGKLFDLLRQKIELVAHAHVQKRDFIKSLLDMGKHSTLALLTMNLDGEPYYRFNKASFLIGMVGLNELVQYHTGQQMHESKDATKFGLKVISSMKKNAEEIGEKYGIRMPLEQTPAESTAYRFAKLDMKYYPLQAPTVIKGNKSAGEIYYTNSTYLNVGAPISAIERTKAEGLFHPLIEAGSLTHVWLGEHKPPAESIAAFVKKTFENTQNSQIAFSPEFTACLNCGRTTRGLRSTCPFCASPDVEGITRVTGFFSKTTSWNKGKLGELKDRLRNNIS; this is encoded by the coding sequence ATGAAATCAATAGAGAACTCACGCGATCTTAGGGGAACAGAGCCAGGAGTCATCTGGTCGGACGAGAAGGAATCGACTGAGCTATCGCTGTTCGTGCGTACCTCCGATGAGGAGATCAAGAAATGGGACAAACAGCGCATCTTCGATGCCCTCATGCGGGAAACCACCATCAGCGAGGATGCCGCCGCTATCGTTGCGCGCGAAGTCGAGAAGATGATATCGGAGCTCGAGCTCGACGTCATCACCGCACCGCTCATCCGCGAGCTGACGAACGCCAAGCTAGTCGAGTATGGTCTCGCGAAGATCCGCAGGCAGCACACCCGGTTGGGCGTCCCGCTGTACGATGCTCGTCAGATCATCATGAACCCGAACAAGGAGAACGCCAACGTCCCGCATGGGCCGGAGGCCACGAACCTCACCCTCGCCGAGAGGATCAAGAAGGAGTTCGCCCTGCTCGAAGTGTTCACGCAGGACCTGGCCGACGCCCATATGAAAGGCGACATACACCTCCACGACCTGGGCATGATCGACCGGCCGTACTGCAGCGGTCAATCGATCGAGTACGTGAAGAAGTTCGGCCTGAACCTACCCAATGCGATCTCCATCGCCAAGCCGGCACGGCACCCGGAAGTGCTGATCGAGCAGGTCGTCAAGTTCTCCGCTGCGCTGCAAGGCAACTTTGCCGGCGCCATCGGATGGGACGCGTTCAACCTGTTCCTCGCCCCGTATCTCGTCGGCTGCGACGACCGCAGGATGAAGCAGCTGGCCCAGATATTGATCTATGAGTTCGCCCAGCAGGCGGTGGCCCGGGGCGGACAGTCGATATTCTCCGACCTCAACCTGTACTGGGAGTGCCCTGACCATTTCATGGGAGTTCCGGCGATCGGACCGAACGGCACCTTCACCGGCAAGAACTACGAGGAATACCAACCGGAGGCACAGCGCTTCATCAGCGCATTGTTCGATGTGTACCTCGAGGGGGACGCGCTCGGAAGACCGTTCTTCTTCCCCAAACCGAACGTGCACATGACGGACAAGTTCTTCAAGACCGAAGGTCACGAGGAGTTCCTCAACAAGATCTCGAACGTCGCGACCGAGAAGGGCAACACCTACTTCGTCTTCGACCGGGGCAACACCGCCAAGATATCGGAGTGCTGCCGCCTCACGTTCAAATTGGACAAGAGCGACCTGGACGACGCAAAGACACCGTGGAAGATGAGATACTCGGCGATGCAGAACGTGACTATCAACTTGCCGCGTGTCGCCTACGAGGCGCATCAGGATGACGGGAAACTGTTCGACCTGCTCCGGCAGAAGATCGAGCTGGTGGCCCACGCCCACGTGCAGAAACGGGACTTCATAAAGAGCCTGCTGGACATGGGCAAGCACTCGACGCTGGCACTGCTGACCATGAACCTGGATGGTGAGCCGTACTACCGGTTCAACAAGGCGTCGTTCCTGATCGGGATGGTCGGCCTGAACGAACTGGTGCAGTACCACACGGGCCAGCAGATGCATGAATCGAAGGACGCGACCAAGTTCGGGCTCAAGGTCATCTCCTCCATGAAGAAGAACGCCGAGGAGATCGGCGAGAAGTACGGTATCCGCATGCCGCTGGAACAGACCCCGGCCGAATCGACCGCCTACCGCTTCGCCAAGCTGGACATGAAGTACTATCCGCTGCAGGCGCCCACGGTAATCAAGGGCAACAAATCAGCCGGCGAGATATACTACACCAACTCGACCTATCTGAACGTCGGCGCTCCGATCAGCGCCATCGAGAGGACGAAGGCCGAGGGCCTGTTCCATCCCCTGATCGAGGCCGGTTCGCTGACCCATGTGTGGCTCGGGGAGCACAAGCCCCCAGCGGAGTCGATCGCCGCCTTCGTCAAGAAGACGTTCGAGAACACGCAGAACTCGCAGATCGCTTTCAGCCCGGAGTTCACCGCCTGCCTGAACTGCGGCCGGACCACCCGCGGACTGAGGTCGACCTGCCCCTTCTGCGCGTCGCCGGACGTCGAGGGCATCACCCGCGTGACCGGGTTCTTCTCCAAGACCACCAGCTGGAACAAGGGGAAGCTCGGGGAGCTCAAGGACAGGCTGAGGAACAACATCTCCTAA